A genomic window from Algoriphagus sp. Y33 includes:
- a CDS encoding 1-acyl-sn-glycerol-3-phosphate acyltransferase translates to MSKKFIDIEKAIESKNPALLKWMPGFLLKYIKRVTHEEWMNGVLERVDHLHGIHFANGLIKELNITVELVGAENIPKTGGIIIAANHPLGGIDGIALMQAIGKVRTDLRFLVNDLLMAFKNFQPLFIPINKHGKNSPDTLAAIEAAYSEAYAVLIFPAGLVSRKEESEIRDLQWKKSFIAKAKKYKKDILPCFIGGKNSAFFYNLAYWRKKIGIKANIEMFYLADELYKQQGQKVVITVGEQISCQSLDSSKTDIQWADYVKDVVYKLGKKNE, encoded by the coding sequence ATGTCCAAGAAATTTATTGATATAGAGAAAGCGATCGAATCTAAGAATCCGGCGCTTTTGAAATGGATGCCGGGCTTTTTACTTAAATACATCAAGCGTGTGACTCACGAGGAATGGATGAACGGGGTATTGGAAAGAGTAGATCATCTTCACGGGATACATTTCGCCAATGGATTGATCAAGGAACTCAATATTACGGTCGAACTGGTGGGTGCTGAGAACATCCCAAAGACAGGAGGGATTATTATCGCGGCGAACCATCCGTTGGGAGGAATTGATGGCATTGCATTGATGCAGGCTATTGGAAAGGTTCGGACAGATTTGAGGTTTCTGGTTAATGATTTGCTAATGGCTTTTAAAAATTTTCAGCCCTTATTTATCCCCATAAATAAGCATGGGAAAAATTCCCCAGATACATTGGCTGCGATAGAAGCCGCTTATTCAGAGGCTTATGCCGTTTTGATATTCCCTGCAGGTCTTGTGTCAAGGAAAGAGGAATCGGAAATTAGGGATTTGCAATGGAAAAAGAGCTTCATCGCCAAAGCGAAGAAATACAAAAAAGATATCTTACCTTGTTTTATAGGAGGTAAAAATTCCGCTTTTTTTTACAATTTGGCGTATTGGAGAAAGAAAATTGGCATTAAAGCTAATATTGAAATGTTTTACCTGGCTGATGAATTATACAAGCAGCAAGGGCAAAAAGTGGTGATCACTGTAGGTGAACAGATTTCCTGTCAGAGCCTGGATTCCTCTAAAACGGATATACAATGGGCTGATTATGTGAAGGATGTAGTTTACAAACTTGGTAAAAAGAATGAATAG
- a CDS encoding GNAT family N-acetyltransferase, with protein sequence MNREAEIIPAIDKGLLKAELVPDRFLRYTNNGDNLVYLVNFHNAPNVVREIGRLRELTFRAAGGGTGLELDLDENDICENCYEQLITWNPEYEEIVAGYRLINCKDSIKEDGSLNLSTTHLFDFTETFVRDYIPYTIELGRSFVQPKYQPAFDNRKGIFSLDNLWDGLGAVVLLNPDVKYLFGKVTMYPHFNREARDLLLMFMNYYFPDKKGLVKPKEELNLGYETDLPKEGNPFEGLEYKDGYKLLNGRIRTYGENIPPLINTYMNLSPTMMTFGTALNDEFGEVEETGILITLSDIYETKKHRHMDTFERDKVYGSRDDV encoded by the coding sequence ATGAATAGAGAAGCAGAAATAATTCCGGCTATTGATAAAGGCCTGTTAAAAGCTGAATTGGTTCCGGATCGATTTTTACGATATACCAACAATGGGGATAACCTGGTCTACTTGGTTAATTTCCATAATGCTCCAAATGTAGTCCGGGAGATTGGAAGATTGCGGGAACTGACCTTTAGGGCAGCAGGAGGAGGTACAGGACTGGAATTGGATTTGGACGAAAATGACATCTGTGAAAACTGCTATGAGCAATTAATTACCTGGAATCCTGAGTACGAGGAAATAGTCGCCGGTTACAGGTTGATAAATTGCAAAGATTCAATCAAGGAAGATGGAAGTTTAAATCTTTCCACTACGCACTTGTTTGATTTCACGGAGACCTTTGTTCGGGATTATATTCCTTACACCATTGAGCTGGGACGATCCTTTGTTCAGCCGAAGTACCAGCCCGCTTTTGACAATAGAAAGGGCATTTTCAGCTTGGATAATCTATGGGACGGACTTGGAGCTGTAGTCTTGTTGAATCCGGATGTCAAGTACCTTTTTGGAAAAGTAACAATGTACCCTCATTTCAACCGTGAGGCGAGGGATTTGTTGTTGATGTTTATGAATTATTATTTCCCCGACAAAAAAGGACTGGTCAAGCCAAAGGAAGAATTGAATTTGGGCTATGAAACTGATTTGCCAAAGGAAGGCAACCCTTTTGAAGGACTGGAATACAAAGACGGTTATAAGCTGTTAAATGGGAGGATTCGGACTTATGGAGAGAATATCCCTCCGCTGATCAACACCTACATGAATCTATCACCCACGATGATGACTTTCGGGACAGCCTTGAATGATGAATTTGGAGAAGTAGAGGAAACGGGGATTTTGATTACACTGTCGGATATCTATGAAACAAAAAAGCATAGGCACATGGATACCTTCGAGCGGGATAAAGTTTATGGAAGCAGGGATGATGTCTGA
- a CDS encoding class I SAM-dependent methyltransferase: protein MNESILSLCPGLWKDYELIDTGGFEKLERFGDFILSRPEPQAIWDKTLPDSEWRAMAHAHFAKEKSNPEKGNWEQLKKMPHNWAIEYSNAEGLNLKLNLAQTSFKHIGLFPEQAINWDYLYKTIKRSPIAKPKVLNLFAYTGAASVAAKAAGADVTHLDSVKQVVTWSRHNMESSGQSDIRWIVDDAMKFIKREARRGNKYHGIILDPPAYGRGPDGEKWVLEEQINEMLKVCAEILDPTDHFLLLNMYSLSFSSLIAANLIHTTFKHVHNAEHGELYLQDNQNKKLPLGIFFRFSSY from the coding sequence ATGAACGAATCCATTCTATCACTTTGTCCCGGCCTCTGGAAAGATTATGAACTCATTGACACAGGAGGGTTTGAGAAATTAGAGCGATTCGGTGACTTTATTCTAAGCAGGCCTGAGCCTCAGGCGATTTGGGACAAAACGCTTCCCGATAGTGAATGGAGAGCAATGGCCCATGCACATTTTGCCAAAGAAAAAAGTAATCCTGAAAAGGGAAACTGGGAACAATTGAAAAAAATGCCGCATAACTGGGCGATAGAATATTCCAATGCTGAAGGGCTGAACTTGAAATTAAATCTGGCACAGACCTCCTTCAAGCATATAGGTCTCTTTCCTGAGCAAGCGATAAACTGGGATTACCTCTACAAAACCATCAAGCGCTCTCCTATTGCAAAACCCAAAGTACTGAATCTTTTTGCCTATACAGGAGCCGCAAGTGTAGCTGCCAAGGCAGCAGGAGCAGATGTCACACACTTGGATTCTGTGAAACAGGTAGTGACTTGGTCTAGACACAACATGGAGTCCTCTGGGCAGTCAGACATCAGATGGATCGTGGATGACGCTATGAAATTCATTAAAAGAGAAGCCAGAAGGGGCAATAAATACCATGGAATTATCCTTGATCCACCTGCCTATGGCCGAGGACCTGATGGGGAAAAATGGGTGCTTGAAGAACAAATAAATGAAATGCTGAAAGTCTGTGCAGAGATCCTTGATCCCACAGATCACTTCCTTTTGCTCAACATGTATTCGCTGAGCTTCTCCTCATTGATCGCAGCCAACCTAATCCACACCACGTTTAAGCATGTGCACAACGCCGAACATGGCGAACTTTACCTTCAGGACAACCAAAACAAAAAACTTCCGCTTGGCATCTTCTTCAGATTTTCGAGCTACTGA
- a CDS encoding aspartate aminotransferase family protein, with translation MNNRQLFLQHLAQTTDFPLMIEVEKAEGIYLFGPNGEKYIDLISGIGVSNVGHRHPRVLTAIQSQLDKYLHLMVYGEYVQSPQSLLAKALCDTLPGKLDNVYLVNSGSEAIEGALKLAKRFTGKPNLISCINAYHGSSHGSLSVGGNEIFKQAYRPLLPGVSHINYGDSSDLESINSDTAAVLIETVQGEAGIRIATMEYFQALRKRCDETETLLILDEVQCGFGRTGKFWAFEHFGIVPDIVVCAKGMGGGMPIGAFIANKDVMGVFKNNPILGHITTFGGHPVSSAASLATIQILLEEKLIEAVEEKAELFKSLLVHPKIKSIRNKGLLMAVEFESFDVLKPIIDRAIELGVITDWFLFCDDSMRIAPPLTITAGQIREACAVILKSIEKIFPS, from the coding sequence ATGAACAACCGTCAACTTTTCCTTCAGCACTTAGCACAAACAACAGATTTCCCCTTAATGATCGAGGTGGAAAAAGCTGAAGGAATTTATCTTTTTGGCCCTAATGGCGAGAAGTACATCGATCTCATTTCAGGAATAGGCGTCAGCAATGTGGGACACAGGCATCCACGGGTATTGACCGCGATCCAATCCCAGTTGGATAAATACCTTCACCTCATGGTGTATGGTGAATATGTGCAGAGTCCGCAGTCGTTGTTGGCAAAAGCGCTCTGTGATACGCTACCCGGGAAACTAGACAACGTCTACTTGGTAAATAGCGGAAGTGAAGCCATAGAAGGAGCATTGAAACTCGCCAAGCGATTCACCGGAAAGCCAAATCTAATTTCCTGCATCAATGCCTATCATGGAAGTTCACATGGCTCGTTGAGTGTAGGAGGAAATGAGATTTTCAAGCAAGCCTATCGCCCTTTACTGCCTGGAGTTAGCCACATTAATTACGGGGATAGTTCAGACTTGGAAAGTATCAATTCGGATACAGCGGCTGTACTCATAGAAACCGTACAAGGCGAAGCGGGAATCCGTATAGCCACGATGGAATATTTCCAGGCTTTGCGCAAGCGATGTGATGAAACAGAGACTTTGCTTATTCTGGATGAAGTTCAATGTGGTTTTGGACGCACAGGCAAATTCTGGGCTTTTGAGCATTTTGGGATCGTTCCCGATATTGTCGTTTGCGCCAAAGGAATGGGTGGTGGGATGCCAATAGGAGCTTTTATTGCCAATAAAGATGTAATGGGTGTGTTTAAAAACAATCCTATCCTTGGCCATATTACCACATTTGGTGGTCATCCTGTAAGCTCGGCAGCGTCACTGGCCACCATACAGATTCTGCTAGAAGAAAAACTGATTGAAGCAGTAGAAGAAAAAGCCGAATTATTTAAGTCTCTTTTGGTTCATCCGAAGATCAAAAGTATTCGAAACAAGGGCTTGCTGATGGCCGTGGAATTTGAGTCTTTCGATGTACTCAAGCCAATAATTGACCGTGCTATAGAATTAGGCGTAATCACAGATTGGTTCCTCTTCTGTGACGACTCCAT
- the gyrB gene encoding DNA topoisomerase (ATP-hydrolyzing) subunit B has product MSEEKANNPAEYGAGNIQVLEGLEAVRKRPAMYIGDVGIKGLHHLIWEVVDNSIDEALAGYCDTIKVTVNEDNSITVEDNGRGIPTDMHTKEKKSALEVVLTVLHAGGKFDKDTYKVSGGLHGVGVSCVNALSTDLKATVYRNGVITEQEFKIGVPQYPARQIGPTDRRGTTIHFKPDDSIFAITEFKYETIANRLREMSFLNAGIRIFLTDLRETEDDGSVKSDEFFSEGGLVEFVQYLDVSREKIIDTPISIDTEKNGVPVQVAMNYNSSYSENVVSYVNTINTYEGGSHVSGFRRALTRTLKSYADKSGMLDKLKMEVSGDDFREGLTAVISVKVAEPQFEGQTKTKLGNSDVVGAVDSAVSEALQTWLEEHPKEAKIIVGKVILAAQARHAARKAREMVQRKNVLGGGGLPGKLADCANSDPTICELYLVEGDSAGGSAKQGRDRDFQAILPLKGKILNVEKAHEHKIYDNEEIKNILTALGVKFGTVNDDKELDLTGLRYHKIIIMTDADIDGSHIRTLILTLFFRYMRTLIENGYVYIALPPLYLLKRGKDERYCWTEEERKILTAEMAKDGREDSVGIQRYKGLGEMNPEQLWTTTMDPNVRTIKQVNIESAAEADHLFSVLMGDEVAPRRDFIEKNAKYAKIDT; this is encoded by the coding sequence ATGAGTGAAGAAAAAGCGAATAATCCAGCCGAATACGGTGCCGGAAACATTCAGGTATTAGAAGGTCTTGAAGCGGTTCGTAAGAGACCTGCTATGTATATTGGTGACGTTGGGATCAAAGGACTCCATCATCTGATCTGGGAAGTGGTCGATAACTCTATCGATGAGGCACTTGCGGGGTATTGCGATACCATTAAGGTCACCGTAAATGAAGATAATTCGATTACAGTGGAGGATAATGGGCGCGGTATCCCTACGGATATGCATACCAAGGAGAAGAAGTCAGCCTTGGAAGTTGTGTTGACAGTGCTGCACGCAGGTGGTAAATTTGACAAGGATACTTACAAAGTATCAGGAGGTTTGCACGGTGTGGGTGTCTCCTGTGTCAATGCCCTTTCTACAGATCTGAAAGCTACTGTTTACCGAAATGGGGTGATCACTGAGCAGGAATTTAAAATCGGCGTGCCCCAATATCCTGCCAGGCAGATTGGGCCTACCGATCGTAGAGGGACTACCATACACTTCAAGCCGGATGACAGCATTTTTGCCATTACCGAATTCAAGTATGAGACGATAGCAAACAGGCTTCGTGAAATGTCGTTTTTGAATGCGGGGATTAGGATTTTCTTAACTGACCTGAGGGAAACCGAGGATGACGGGTCTGTGAAGTCTGACGAATTTTTCTCTGAAGGCGGATTGGTAGAGTTTGTGCAATATCTTGACGTGAGCCGTGAGAAGATCATCGATACTCCGATTTCTATAGATACGGAAAAGAATGGGGTGCCTGTACAGGTGGCGATGAACTATAACAGTTCGTACTCTGAAAATGTGGTTTCCTATGTGAATACCATCAATACCTACGAAGGAGGTAGCCACGTATCAGGATTTAGAAGAGCATTGACAAGAACTTTGAAATCTTACGCGGACAAGTCCGGTATGCTGGATAAGCTTAAGATGGAAGTGTCGGGAGACGATTTCCGCGAAGGCCTTACTGCTGTTATTTCCGTGAAAGTAGCTGAACCTCAATTTGAAGGCCAGACAAAAACCAAGTTGGGCAACTCGGATGTAGTAGGGGCTGTGGACAGTGCCGTTTCGGAGGCTTTGCAGACATGGTTGGAAGAGCATCCCAAGGAAGCTAAAATCATTGTCGGCAAAGTAATCTTGGCGGCACAAGCTAGGCATGCCGCTAGAAAAGCGCGTGAGATGGTGCAGCGTAAAAATGTGCTTGGAGGAGGAGGCCTTCCAGGCAAGCTGGCAGATTGTGCGAATAGTGATCCTACGATCTGTGAATTGTACCTGGTGGAAGGGGACTCGGCAGGTGGATCTGCCAAGCAGGGCAGAGATCGTGATTTTCAGGCGATTTTGCCGTTGAAAGGTAAAATCCTAAACGTAGAGAAAGCGCATGAGCATAAAATCTACGATAACGAAGAGATTAAAAACATTCTGACTGCACTTGGGGTTAAATTCGGCACAGTGAATGATGATAAAGAACTGGATCTTACGGGACTTCGCTATCACAAAATCATCATCATGACGGATGCTGATATTGATGGCTCTCACATACGTACCTTGATTCTTACTTTGTTCTTTAGGTATATGAGGACATTGATTGAAAATGGCTATGTATACATTGCCTTACCTCCTTTGTATTTATTGAAAAGAGGCAAAGACGAGAGGTATTGCTGGACTGAGGAGGAACGCAAAATCCTGACTGCTGAAATGGCTAAGGATGGCAGAGAAGATAGCGTAGGCATACAACGATACAAAGGTCTCGGTGAGATGAACCCTGAGCAGCTATGGACTACCACCATGGATCCGAATGTGCGTACGATAAAACAGGTAAATATTGAATCAGCAGCAGAAGCAGATCATCTCTTCAGCGTGCTGATGGGAGATGAAGTTGCCCCAAGAAGAGATTTTATCGAGAAAAATGCGAAATACGCAAAAATCGATACCTGA
- the ppk1 gene encoding polyphosphate kinase 1, translating to MKLAVVEKYDSIIQQSDLVSRDLSWLKFNERVLDQSKKSHRNVFEKLKFLAITASNLDEFFMIRVGSLYNYLDYDKERVDYSGLREEPFKAKLMNESHLFHIAQHEHFTQVIMPELQEQGVVLCNLSKLTGKEQEKVHDYFVKAIYPMLTPMVYDGYRTFPILMNKLSVFGVVTTSPGDRQDMRKMSFVQIPANIPRFFEIEREDSLLLVPIEEVIRENIVSLFRNVKIEGISLFRITRNGDFTLEESEDMDANFLEEVKRKLMERKSGRVVKIEIEEGYSKWMLNSLLERWNLKMDSVFLIKRSSLIDFTGLWQVVGNKKFRERLPQIPDPVKPLSYQDEGIADIFDVLKEKDILLHHPYNNIDSILDLVEKAAEDPDVMAIKMTIYRLAKDSRITKALLKAAENGKHVSVLFEVKARFDEENNIREAKKLQKAGCFVIYGISHLKTHTKLLLIVRRDGGEITRYVHLGSGNYNEDTARLYTDIGLMTTNEILANDVSEFFNVITGHSMPSQYKNLITAPRDMRNQLIEYIEKEAENARNGLPSGVFIKVNSLEDSEIIYALYRASQSGVTIKLIVRGICCLRPGRVGLSENIEVLSIVGDFLEHSRIYYFHNNGDTKTYAGSADMMVRSFDKRLEALFKVESTLLEKQLMNILAYNLKDNVNAYVMQEDGTYVAKHPVGDEPEFNVHREFFSLNAENVMQVKLVD from the coding sequence ATGAAACTGGCAGTTGTTGAAAAATACGATTCGATTATACAGCAGAGTGATCTGGTAAGCAGGGATTTAAGTTGGCTGAAATTTAACGAGCGCGTCTTGGATCAGTCCAAGAAATCCCACCGCAACGTTTTTGAAAAGTTGAAATTTCTTGCGATCACCGCATCTAATCTGGATGAATTTTTTATGATCCGGGTGGGCTCGTTGTACAACTACCTGGATTACGACAAGGAGCGGGTTGATTACTCAGGATTACGGGAAGAGCCTTTCAAGGCAAAGCTGATGAATGAAAGCCACCTGTTTCATATTGCTCAGCACGAACATTTCACTCAAGTAATCATGCCCGAGCTTCAGGAGCAGGGAGTAGTGCTTTGTAATCTGTCCAAGCTCACCGGGAAAGAGCAGGAAAAAGTCCATGATTATTTTGTGAAGGCAATCTATCCTATGCTTACTCCGATGGTGTATGATGGCTATCGTACATTTCCGATTCTGATGAACAAGCTGTCTGTGTTCGGGGTGGTGACTACCAGTCCCGGAGACCGACAGGATATGCGTAAGATGAGCTTTGTTCAAATTCCGGCTAATATTCCCCGCTTTTTTGAAATCGAACGTGAGGATTCCCTTTTGCTTGTTCCCATCGAAGAGGTCATCCGTGAAAATATAGTTTCCCTTTTCAGAAATGTAAAAATCGAGGGAATTAGTCTTTTTAGAATTACCCGAAACGGTGATTTTACTTTGGAAGAAAGTGAAGATATGGACGCTAATTTCTTGGAAGAAGTGAAGCGTAAGTTGATGGAAAGAAAGAGTGGACGTGTAGTAAAAATAGAAATAGAAGAAGGCTACAGTAAGTGGATGCTGAATTCACTTTTGGAAAGATGGAATTTGAAGATGGATTCTGTGTTTCTGATCAAAAGATCCAGTTTGATAGATTTTACAGGACTGTGGCAGGTAGTGGGGAACAAGAAATTCCGGGAGCGATTGCCTCAAATCCCTGATCCTGTGAAACCGCTGTCTTATCAAGACGAAGGAATTGCTGATATTTTTGATGTGTTGAAGGAAAAGGATATACTGCTTCATCATCCCTACAATAACATTGATTCAATCTTGGATTTAGTAGAGAAAGCAGCTGAGGATCCTGACGTGATGGCTATCAAAATGACTATTTATAGACTTGCAAAAGATAGCAGAATTACGAAAGCTCTACTTAAAGCTGCCGAAAACGGGAAACATGTTTCGGTACTTTTTGAGGTCAAAGCAAGGTTTGATGAGGAGAATAACATCAGGGAAGCCAAGAAACTACAGAAAGCCGGCTGCTTTGTGATTTACGGGATATCCCACCTGAAAACCCACACTAAACTACTTTTGATAGTAAGGAGGGATGGAGGCGAAATCACGAGATATGTTCACTTGGGATCCGGAAATTACAATGAAGACACAGCCAGACTCTATACAGATATAGGCTTGATGACTACCAATGAGATATTGGCCAATGACGTATCGGAGTTTTTCAATGTAATTACAGGGCACTCCATGCCTTCACAATATAAAAATCTGATCACAGCACCCAGGGATATGCGGAATCAGTTGATCGAGTATATTGAGAAAGAGGCGGAAAATGCCAGAAATGGACTGCCTAGCGGGGTATTCATTAAAGTGAACTCTTTGGAAGACTCCGAGATTATTTATGCCCTATACCGTGCTTCTCAGTCAGGTGTGACAATCAAGCTGATTGTCCGTGGCATCTGCTGCTTGCGTCCGGGAAGAGTGGGATTGAGTGAAAACATAGAAGTACTGTCTATAGTGGGAGATTTCTTGGAGCATTCCAGAATCTACTATTTCCACAACAATGGAGATACCAAGACCTATGCAGGAAGTGCAGATATGATGGTAAGGAGTTTTGATAAAAGGTTAGAAGCGCTGTTCAAGGTGGAATCTACATTGCTTGAAAAACAACTGATGAACATCCTGGCCTATAACTTAAAGGACAATGTAAACGCTTACGTGATGCAGGAGGACGGTACGTACGTTGCCAAGCATCCTGTAGGAGATGAGCCTGAATTCAACGTGCATCGGGAGTTCTTTAGTTTAAATGCTGAAAATGTGATGCAGGTTAAGCTTGTGGATTGA
- a CDS encoding CoA-binding protein: MEAGMMSDKLTLVVGATTNPTRYAYFAAGRLSAAGVPFIPIGVKTGELFGEEIIDLRTKPDLENIHTITLYIGPGNQVEWIDYLIGLAPKRIIFNPGTENPVFFQKAKAKGIEVLQACTLVMLSTDQY, translated from the coding sequence ATGGAAGCAGGGATGATGTCTGATAAATTGACTTTGGTAGTGGGTGCGACCACTAATCCAACCCGCTACGCCTATTTTGCGGCAGGAAGGCTGTCTGCTGCGGGTGTGCCTTTTATTCCCATAGGAGTTAAAACAGGGGAGCTTTTTGGTGAAGAAATCATTGATCTCAGGACTAAACCGGACTTGGAAAATATCCACACCATAACACTATACATCGGTCCTGGAAATCAAGTCGAATGGATTGATTATTTGATCGGATTAGCTCCCAAGAGGATCATCTTCAATCCTGGAACGGAGAATCCTGTGTTTTTTCAAAAGGCCAAAGCTAAGGGGATTGAAGTTTTGCAGGCGTGTACCCTGGTGATGTTGAGTACTGACCAGTATTAA